One window of the Streptomyces asoensis genome contains the following:
- a CDS encoding ABC transporter permease, whose product MATLTTPAPRVALPGVLKHQAVRKLLMLALAAAILVPLANAQWASGTWPHALTVDLTKPLTSASDWIIDNRDSHPLFLYFFGYLSNGVVLSVRAVYLVLLGAGWAGVTAAGALVAWRVAGVRLALGTAAAFLACGLLGMWVPTMQTLALMIVAVLVSVVVGVLLGLAGGLSERLDRGLRPVLDTMQVLPAFAYLLPVVLVFGIGVPAAVLATVVYAAPPMARLTALGLRGADKEVLEAVDSLGATARQRLLTARIPLARKELLLGLNQTIMMALGMAVIASVIGAGGLGDRVYQALASVDVGAALAAGIPIVLLAVVLDRVTAAAGRAGDGEPGSHRAAWAYAAVAAVAVALAGRAVGRLDWPDAWTVNIAATVNDAVDWMTDHLYSGVPVIGGTADWAGHFTTWILDPLRAGLQGLPWWAVLLLVAAIAWPIGTWRTALTAVLALAATGVLGVWEPSLDTLSQVLAAVAVTLVIGFATGIAAARSDRVEQLLRPVLDVFQTMPQFVYLIPVVALFGVGRAPAVAAAVVYALPAVVRITTQGLRQVDPAAMESARSLGATGAQQLRQVQLPLARPALLLAVNQGVVLVLAVVIIGGLVGGGALGYDAVFGLAQGDLATGLVAGAAIVCLGLMLDRVTQPADRRVKKGA is encoded by the coding sequence ATGGCCACGCTGACCACACCCGCCCCCCGGGTCGCCCTCCCGGGCGTCCTCAAACACCAGGCCGTCCGCAAGCTCCTGATGCTCGCGCTCGCGGCCGCGATCCTCGTCCCCCTGGCCAACGCCCAGTGGGCCAGCGGCACCTGGCCGCACGCGCTCACCGTCGACCTGACCAAGCCGCTCACCAGTGCCAGCGACTGGATCATCGACAACCGCGACAGCCACCCCCTGTTCCTCTACTTCTTCGGCTACCTCAGCAACGGCGTGGTCCTCTCGGTGCGCGCCGTGTACCTGGTGCTCCTCGGCGCGGGCTGGGCCGGGGTCACCGCGGCGGGTGCGCTGGTCGCCTGGCGGGTGGCCGGGGTGCGGCTCGCGCTCGGTACGGCGGCCGCTTTCCTGGCCTGCGGCCTGCTCGGCATGTGGGTGCCGACGATGCAGACGCTGGCCCTGATGATCGTCGCCGTCCTGGTGTCGGTCGTCGTGGGCGTGCTGCTCGGCCTGGCCGGCGGACTCTCCGAGCGCCTGGACCGCGGCCTGCGCCCGGTCCTCGACACCATGCAGGTACTGCCCGCCTTCGCCTACCTGCTCCCGGTCGTGCTCGTCTTCGGCATCGGCGTCCCGGCGGCCGTCCTGGCCACCGTCGTCTACGCCGCCCCGCCCATGGCCCGGCTCACCGCGCTCGGACTGCGCGGCGCCGACAAGGAGGTCCTGGAGGCGGTCGATTCGCTGGGCGCGACCGCCCGGCAACGCCTGCTGACCGCCCGGATCCCGCTGGCCCGCAAGGAACTCCTCCTCGGCCTCAACCAGACGATCATGATGGCGCTGGGCATGGCGGTCATCGCGTCGGTGATCGGCGCGGGCGGCCTCGGTGACCGCGTCTACCAGGCACTGGCCTCGGTCGACGTGGGCGCGGCCCTCGCCGCCGGCATCCCGATCGTGCTCCTCGCGGTCGTCCTGGACCGGGTCACGGCCGCCGCCGGTCGCGCCGGCGACGGCGAACCGGGCAGCCACCGGGCCGCCTGGGCCTACGCCGCTGTCGCCGCCGTGGCCGTGGCGCTCGCCGGGCGCGCGGTCGGCCGGCTCGACTGGCCCGACGCCTGGACGGTGAACATCGCCGCCACGGTCAACGACGCCGTCGACTGGATGACCGACCACCTCTACTCCGGGGTGCCCGTGATCGGCGGCACCGCCGACTGGGCCGGCCACTTCACCACCTGGATCCTCGACCCCCTCCGGGCCGGCCTCCAGGGCCTGCCGTGGTGGGCCGTGCTGCTGCTGGTCGCCGCGATCGCCTGGCCGATCGGCACCTGGCGCACCGCGCTGACCGCGGTCCTCGCGCTGGCCGCGACCGGCGTGCTCGGCGTGTGGGAACCGTCCCTGGACACCCTCTCCCAGGTACTGGCCGCCGTCGCCGTCACCCTCGTCATCGGCTTCGCGACCGGCATCGCCGCCGCCCGCAGCGACCGCGTCGAACAGTTGCTGCGCCCGGTCCTGGACGTGTTCCAGACGATGCCGCAGTTCGTGTACCTGATCCCGGTCGTCGCCCTGTTCGGCGTCGGCCGCGCCCCCGCCGTCGCGGCGGCCGTCGTCTACGCACTGCCCGCCGTCGTCCGCATCACCACCCAGGGCCTGCGCCAGGTCGACCCGGCGGCGATGGAGTCCGCCCGGTCCCTCGGCGCGACCGGCGCGCAGCAACTGCGCCAGGTCCAGCTCCCGCTCGCCCGGCCCGCGCTGCTGCTGGCCGTGAACCAGGGCGTGGTGCTCGTCCTCGCCGTCGTCATCATCGGCGGCCTGGTCGGCGGTGGCGCGCTCGGCTACGACGCCGTGTTCGGGCTCGCCCAGGGCGACCTCGCGACCGGTCTGGTGGCCGGCGCCGCGATCGTCTGCCTCGGCCTGATGCTCGACCGGGTGACCCAGCCGGCCGACCGCCGCGTGAAGAAGGGAGCGTGA
- a CDS encoding ABC transporter substrate-binding protein, translating into MRLRDLRLRTTAMTAGASALLLLTGCGAADMTKQASPFANAQGARTVTLSVQSWVGAQANVAVAQYLLEHKLGYRVDTVQVDEVPAWDALSQGRVDAIMEDWGHPDQEQRYVDDKKTIARGGDLGVTGHIGWYVPTYFAKQHPDVTNWKNLNKYVSRFRTAESGGKGQLMDGSPSYVTNDKALVQNLKLDYQVVFAGSEAAQITQMRQFAKEKKPFLTYWYAPQWLFKKVPMTEVKLPAYKEGCDAEPDKVACGYPHTPLQKYLNADFSKDGGKAAAFLKKFKWTTEDQNEVSLMIADQKLTPEAAAKKWVDSHASTWKAWLS; encoded by the coding sequence ATGCGACTTCGTGACCTGCGGCTTCGTACGACTGCCATGACCGCCGGGGCGTCCGCGCTGCTGCTGCTCACCGGCTGCGGTGCCGCCGACATGACCAAGCAGGCGTCGCCCTTCGCCAACGCGCAGGGCGCCAGGACGGTGACCCTCTCGGTCCAGTCCTGGGTGGGCGCGCAGGCCAACGTGGCCGTCGCCCAGTACCTGCTCGAGCACAAGCTCGGCTACCGCGTCGACACCGTGCAGGTCGACGAGGTGCCCGCCTGGGACGCGCTCAGCCAGGGCCGGGTCGACGCGATCATGGAGGACTGGGGCCACCCCGACCAGGAGCAGCGCTACGTCGACGACAAGAAGACGATCGCGCGCGGCGGCGACCTCGGCGTCACCGGACACATCGGCTGGTACGTCCCGACGTACTTCGCCAAGCAGCACCCGGACGTCACCAACTGGAAGAACCTGAACAAGTACGTGTCCCGGTTCCGCACCGCGGAGAGCGGCGGCAAGGGCCAGCTCATGGACGGCTCCCCGTCCTACGTCACCAACGACAAGGCCCTGGTGCAGAACCTGAAGCTCGACTACCAGGTCGTCTTCGCCGGTTCCGAGGCCGCCCAGATCACCCAGATGCGGCAGTTCGCCAAGGAGAAGAAGCCCTTCCTCACCTACTGGTACGCCCCGCAGTGGCTCTTCAAGAAGGTCCCGATGACCGAGGTGAAGCTGCCCGCCTACAAGGAGGGCTGCGACGCGGAGCCGGACAAGGTGGCCTGCGGCTACCCGCACACCCCGCTCCAGAAGTACCTCAACGCGGACTTCTCGAAGGACGGCGGCAAGGCGGCCGCCTTCCTGAAGAAGTTCAAGTGGACGACGGAGGACCAGAACGAGGTGTCCCTGATGATCGCGGACCAGAAGCTCACTCCGGAGGCGGCCGCCAAGAAGTGGGTGGACAGCCACGCGTCGACCTGGAAGGCGTGGCTGTCCTGA
- a CDS encoding isocitrate lyase/PEP mutase family protein — MSKVDDFRRLHHGRLPGDPLVLPGPWDAASARVFAEAGFPALATPSAGVAASLGYADGRTPAGEMFAAVARIVRAVDVPVSADVEGGYGLAPQELVERLLETGAVGCNLEDSVDGVLKDPREHAEWLAEVRRAAGDRLFVNARIDTFAHGDGDPGQAIERAAAYVAAGADCVYPIGAPAAVLPLLRSGILGPLNAGGRVDGEGPSPAGLGELGATRVTFGPGLQRRATAALREISAELV, encoded by the coding sequence ATGAGCAAGGTGGACGACTTCCGCCGGCTGCACCACGGCCGGCTGCCGGGCGACCCCCTCGTGCTGCCCGGCCCCTGGGACGCGGCCAGCGCCCGGGTGTTCGCCGAGGCCGGGTTCCCGGCGCTCGCCACGCCCAGCGCGGGCGTCGCCGCCTCGCTCGGGTACGCGGACGGGCGGACCCCGGCCGGGGAGATGTTCGCGGCGGTCGCCCGGATCGTCCGGGCGGTGGACGTGCCGGTGTCGGCGGACGTCGAGGGCGGGTACGGGCTGGCGCCGCAGGAGCTGGTGGAGCGGCTGCTGGAGACGGGCGCCGTCGGCTGCAATCTGGAGGACTCGGTCGACGGCGTCCTCAAGGACCCGCGCGAGCACGCCGAGTGGCTCGCCGAGGTGCGCCGGGCGGCGGGCGACCGGCTCTTCGTCAACGCGCGCATCGACACCTTCGCGCACGGCGACGGCGACCCCGGGCAGGCCATCGAGCGGGCGGCGGCGTACGTCGCCGCGGGCGCCGACTGCGTCTATCCGATCGGCGCCCCGGCTGCCGTCCTGCCGTTGCTGCGGTCGGGGATCCTGGGGCCGCTCAACGCGGGCGGCCGGGTGGACGGCGAGGGCCCCTCGCCCGCCGGACTCGGCGAACTCGGGGCCACCCGCGTCACGTTCGGACCGGGACTCCAGCGGCGGGCGACGGCCGCCCTGCGGGAGATCAGCGCGGAGCTGGTGTAG
- a CDS encoding carboxymuconolactone decarboxylase family protein, with amino-acid sequence MSRTNLLDREVGRAMSTLSAAAKQGLGDPALAELVVIRASQLNHCAFCLDMHLTIAREHGVSARQLDLLSVWEEAGDVYDERERAALALTEAVTVLTGGFVPDEVYERAARHFDAPRLAHLVALITAINSWNRVMVARRIPPGGYTP; translated from the coding sequence ATGAGCCGTACGAATCTCCTCGACCGCGAGGTCGGCCGGGCCATGTCCACGCTCAGCGCGGCCGCGAAGCAGGGGCTCGGCGACCCCGCGCTCGCCGAGCTCGTGGTGATCCGCGCCTCGCAGCTCAACCACTGCGCGTTCTGCCTCGACATGCACCTCACGATCGCCCGCGAGCACGGGGTGAGCGCGAGGCAGCTCGATCTGCTGAGCGTGTGGGAGGAGGCGGGGGACGTCTACGACGAGCGGGAGCGGGCCGCGCTCGCGCTCACCGAGGCGGTGACCGTGCTGACCGGGGGCTTCGTGCCCGACGAGGTGTACGAGCGGGCCGCCCGGCACTTCGACGCCCCGCGGCTCGCCCATCTCGTCGCGCTGATCACCGCCATCAACAGCTGGAACCGGGTGATGGTCGCCCGCCGTATCCCGCCGGGGGGTTACACGCCATGA
- a CDS encoding carboxymuconolactone decarboxylase family protein — translation MTTHADITTTDEQVLYAPEHTPRLNWSAHAPEVLKAMLRLDAAARKGLDPKLVELVKVRASQINHCALCVDMHSKDALAAGESVERIIQLSAWEESAHFYTEKELAALALTEAVTVLTEGFVPDAVYERAAAHFEEAELAQLIAAITVINAWNRFGVTCRLVPGHYRPGQHA, via the coding sequence ATGACGACGCACGCAGACATCACGACCACCGACGAACAGGTTCTCTACGCCCCCGAGCACACCCCCCGGCTGAACTGGTCCGCGCACGCGCCCGAGGTCCTCAAGGCGATGCTCCGGCTCGACGCGGCCGCCCGTAAGGGCCTCGACCCCAAGCTGGTCGAGCTGGTGAAGGTCCGCGCCTCGCAGATCAACCACTGCGCGCTCTGCGTCGACATGCACAGCAAGGACGCTCTCGCGGCGGGCGAGAGCGTCGAGCGGATCATCCAGCTCAGCGCGTGGGAGGAGTCGGCGCACTTCTACACCGAGAAGGAGCTCGCGGCGCTGGCCCTGACGGAGGCGGTGACCGTGCTGACGGAAGGTTTCGTGCCAGACGCGGTGTACGAGCGGGCCGCCGCGCACTTCGAGGAGGCCGAGCTGGCGCAGCTGATCGCCGCGATCACGGTGATCAACGCGTGGAACCGGTTCGGCGTGACCTGCCGGCTGGTGCCGGGCCACTACCGGCCGGGGCAGCACGCATGA
- a CDS encoding PLP-dependent aminotransferase family protein, producing the protein MARSWATFGVDLHLEPTGPHLRRGLTDALREAVRSGRLPSGTRLPSSRSLAVDLGIARNTVADAYADLVAEGWLTARQGSGTRVAERRVVPPSGAAPPRPERRRPAYDLRPGTPDLGSFPRAEWLRAARRALTAAPSDALGYGDPRGRVELRTALAGYLSRARGVRADPERIVVCAGFAHGLRLLTTVLRARGVRTIAVDSYGLDEHWRLLAAAGLAMTALPVDERGTETGLLKGAGAALLTPAHQFPMGVPLHHDRRAAVVDWARHTGGLVLEDDYDGEFRYDRQPVGALQGLDPEHVVYLGTASKSLAPGLRLGWMALPPDVAEEVVAAKGGVDTSGVLDQLTLAEFITSGAYDRHVRAARTRYRRRRDALVAALTAHAPAIRVTGIAAGLHAVLRLPPGTEEAVVRAAAYQGLAVDGLTPRYRHPDAVTESFDALVVGYGTPPDHAWSGALDALCAALPFGENGSGIPFPG; encoded by the coding sequence ATGGCGAGATCCTGGGCCACTTTCGGCGTCGACCTGCATCTGGAGCCGACCGGGCCGCACCTGCGCCGGGGCCTGACCGACGCCCTGCGCGAGGCCGTCCGCAGCGGCCGTCTGCCCTCCGGCACCAGGCTCCCCTCCTCGCGCTCGCTCGCCGTCGACCTGGGCATCGCCCGCAACACGGTCGCCGACGCCTACGCCGACCTCGTCGCCGAGGGCTGGCTGACCGCCCGCCAGGGCTCCGGCACGCGGGTGGCCGAGCGGAGGGTCGTCCCGCCGTCGGGTGCGGCGCCCCCTCGCCCCGAGCGCCGCCGGCCCGCGTACGACCTGCGTCCCGGCACGCCCGACCTCGGGTCCTTCCCGCGCGCCGAGTGGCTCAGGGCGGCCCGCCGCGCCCTCACCGCCGCCCCCTCCGACGCCCTCGGCTACGGCGATCCCCGCGGCCGGGTCGAACTGCGCACCGCCCTCGCCGGCTACCTCTCCCGCGCCCGCGGCGTGCGCGCCGACCCCGAACGCATCGTGGTGTGCGCCGGGTTCGCGCACGGCCTGAGACTGCTCACCACCGTCCTGCGGGCCCGCGGGGTGCGCACGATCGCCGTCGACTCGTACGGCCTGGACGAGCACTGGAGGCTGCTGGCGGCGGCCGGGCTGGCCATGACCGCGCTGCCCGTCGACGAACGCGGCACGGAAACAGGGCTGTTGAAGGGCGCCGGCGCGGCCCTGCTCACCCCCGCCCACCAGTTCCCGATGGGCGTGCCCCTGCACCACGACCGGCGGGCGGCCGTCGTGGACTGGGCGCGGCACACCGGCGGGCTGGTCCTGGAGGACGACTACGACGGCGAGTTCCGCTACGACCGGCAACCCGTCGGCGCTCTCCAGGGCCTGGATCCCGAGCACGTGGTGTACCTGGGCACCGCGAGCAAGTCGCTGGCTCCCGGCCTGCGCCTGGGCTGGATGGCACTGCCGCCGGATGTCGCGGAGGAGGTGGTGGCGGCCAAGGGCGGGGTGGACACCTCCGGGGTCCTGGACCAGTTGACGCTGGCGGAGTTCATCACGTCGGGCGCGTACGACCGCCATGTCCGGGCGGCGCGCACCCGCTACCGCCGACGCCGTGACGCGCTGGTCGCGGCCCTCACCGCGCACGCCCCCGCGATCCGCGTCACCGGCATCGCGGCGGGCCTGCACGCCGTCCTGCGGCTCCCGCCCGGCACGGAGGAGGCGGTGGTACGGGCGGCGGCCTACCAGGGGCTGGCGGTCGACGGCCTCACTCCCCGCTACCGCCACCCCGACGCCGTCACCGAGTCCTTCGACGCCCTCGTCGTCGGCTACGGCACCCCGCCGGACCACGCCTGGTCCGGCGCGCTGGACGCGTTGTGCGCGGCACTTCCTTTCGGTGAGAACGGCTCCGGAATTCCTTTTCCCGGATAG
- a CDS encoding carboxymuconolactone decarboxylase family protein: MTNNNSVSRVALKKITPDVSAAMGSLHGAAVSAAQDAKVEPEILELIRIRASQLNGCAFCLDMHTKDARAQGEAEQRIYALNAWRETPFFSDRERAALALAEAVTLVHDGQVPDAVYAEAAEVFDEAQVAALIWATTVINAYNRIAIATRMVPGAYQPAKK, translated from the coding sequence ATGACGAACAACAATTCCGTGTCCCGCGTGGCCCTCAAGAAGATAACCCCCGATGTTTCCGCCGCGATGGGATCCCTGCACGGCGCCGCCGTTTCCGCCGCCCAGGACGCCAAGGTCGAACCCGAGATCCTGGAACTGATCAGGATCCGCGCCTCACAGCTCAACGGCTGCGCGTTCTGCCTCGACATGCACACCAAGGACGCCCGCGCCCAGGGCGAGGCCGAGCAGCGGATCTACGCGCTGAACGCCTGGCGGGAGACCCCCTTCTTCAGCGACCGGGAGCGCGCCGCACTGGCGTTGGCCGAGGCGGTGACCCTGGTGCACGACGGGCAGGTGCCGGACGCGGTGTACGCCGAGGCCGCGGAGGTCTTCGACGAGGCCCAGGTGGCGGCGCTGATCTGGGCGACCACGGTCATCAACGCGTACAACCGGATCGCCATTGCGACGCGGATGGTGCCGGGGGCTTATCAGCCGGCCAAGAAGTAA
- a CDS encoding aminotransferase class IV, producing the protein MGVRLTVGEGLSTWTPGRGLTVAVASVADGPLLVADSWLVREGRVRGYGRHRERFLRACAECGGPGPRRLVEFWQDMTAALPRTGDWFPRVELTAGSLELRLRLRHAPPLGTEVRLWSVGQPDRRTAPRRKGPDLDVLARVRGRAVDEGAQEGVLVAPSGVVLESATASVLWWEDDTLCLPPPRLPVLPGVTVGLVRERAERAGIRTDHRERTVAELDGREVWLVNALHGIRPVTGWTGGSITPGLPARAAEWRQWLETLMEPLPEK; encoded by the coding sequence GTGGGTGTACGACTGACCGTCGGTGAGGGGTTGTCGACGTGGACGCCCGGCCGTGGGCTGACCGTCGCCGTGGCATCCGTGGCGGACGGACCGCTGCTGGTCGCGGACTCGTGGCTGGTCCGCGAGGGCCGGGTGCGCGGGTACGGCCGGCACCGGGAGCGGTTTCTGCGGGCCTGCGCGGAGTGCGGCGGCCCGGGGCCGCGTCGGCTCGTCGAGTTCTGGCAGGACATGACCGCGGCGCTGCCGCGCACCGGCGACTGGTTTCCCCGGGTGGAACTGACCGCCGGTTCACTGGAGTTGCGGCTGCGGCTGCGGCACGCCCCGCCGCTCGGCACGGAGGTGCGCCTCTGGTCCGTCGGCCAGCCGGACCGGCGGACCGCGCCCCGCCGCAAGGGCCCGGACCTGGACGTCCTGGCCCGGGTGCGGGGGCGGGCGGTCGACGAAGGGGCTCAGGAAGGGGTGCTGGTAGCTCCGTCCGGGGTGGTGCTGGAGTCGGCCACCGCGAGCGTGCTGTGGTGGGAGGACGACACCCTGTGCCTGCCGCCGCCCCGGCTGCCCGTCCTGCCCGGAGTGACCGTCGGGCTCGTCCGGGAGCGCGCTGAGCGAGCCGGGATCCGGACCGACCACCGCGAACGGACCGTCGCCGAGCTGGACGGCCGGGAGGTGTGGCTGGTGAACGCGCTGCACGGGATCCGACCGGTGACGGGCTGGACGGGAGGGTCGATCACCCCCGGGCTCCCGGCGCGCGCGGCCGAATGGCGGCAGTGGCTGGAAACGTTGATGGAGCCACTGCCGGAGAAATAG